DNA from Scheffersomyces stipitis CBS 6054 chromosome 1, whole genome shotgun sequence:
AATGGCAAAATTAACGGAGTGGAAACGATCTCGGATAAGGATAAACCACGAAAAGACACCATGGAAATATATAGCATGGCATTATGAGACAGTACTGTGATCTGGTTGTCTTGTCATTGAATGTCGCTCCAACTTTTGACAGACTTTGATGGCTTTTAATCGCATATGAAGTGCAGCAGTAAAGAGCTGGAGAAAATGTCGGAAGTGTCTGCATTGAACAATGTCGCATTGCTGTACGGCTCTATGGAGCAGAAGCGAACTTGTGGAGTTTGAGGAAAGGAAAGTTGAAATGTCCTAAACCTACAAGTCTCCATATATAGTGCATATGTAAATCCGCAACTGCCTCGAACTTTCGCCGCAGCCGTCTTAGTCCTCGTGAAGATCGGCATTGTTCCTAGCTGAGATTCGATGGTTTCCCAAAATAGTTCGGTGCAGATGTCGTACGACATTATTGCGGTCGAAAAGCGACTGCAGCAGCATTCCGCGATATTCAACGACAAATATTAGACAACCATAATGTGGGACCACGGCgacattgttgaattgGCGACATTCTATTCCTCTATCTTCTGCGGGAAACCACCTGGAAGTTGTTAACCTGCCCTAACTTGACTATCAATAGTCTCCGCAGCTTGAAGTCATAGGCAAATAGGACGCTCATGTCGTCAGAGTCTGGCGAGCGCTACCATATCTCGATTGCCATATTAATTACATTTCTGGTCTTGATAGTGTAATCGACATTTAATGTCTTAGTCCTGTATAGTTGGTGGTATGTGCACGACCACTTCGGGGGCCATATATTACCACTTTTGATGGTTGTATCTAAAGTAAAGGTTGGGTGTGTTTTGCTTTAGGAGTTCTATCCAGACGAATCAGTAGCTTTTTGTGTATATCTGGTAGTGAACGCAGTTATCTTGCAGTTTCGATAGTGTCTTGCTCTTTTTTTCTGAGTTTTTTGGACATTTTTCCCGTTCGATTCCATTTTAGTTATCGAATCAGGCCAGTCGTCAATCAGATCTTTTCTAGTTTGAAACGAAGTCTGCAAACCTATCATATTGTTAGGGGTTCTCGTCGTTACAGCTGCGAGTACTGGATATCTGTGTGGTCATATAAGTGGTATAGACTTGGCCGGAATTCGGTGAACCAACCTCTTATCTAAGATTTGATTAAATAATTTCATCTTGTGGAGTCAGAACCGAGAATTGTGCATTGTTACTGAAATTTGTTAAATCGGTTAACGAACACTTCGATTTCATTGCTTATTCAAATCAACATCATaaacaatatcaagatcGATATCAATCGATTATCGCATTACACTTGATATTGAACAGTTATCTATTGATACTGATAAGTTATAAATCTTCACATTCCTTGAATCGAACTTTATCCCATTGCCTTTTTGGctatattgaaattttgtttTGAGATTTCATTTGAATCTTCATATTCGACATCATATCTACATGCACTAAACAGTATAAAACAATATGGGAAACAACACTTCAGTATCAGCGAATACTTCCACGCGGAAGTCTGCTGCCGCCATTCTCCACCAACAGAATCTCGATCTGGAGTCACAAGTGTCGGTAGCCGGTTCACGAAAGTCGTCTTCAGGAAGAAATGCTACAGCTAAAGGAGACACTTCGCTAGATGAAGATTTCAGTGATTTGATTCTCCACCAAGTAAAACGCCAGGATCTGACGAGCTCGTCGGGATACCTTCCCACGACTAATATCCTGGCCGGTGGGATCATTCCCGTCTCCTCTAACATCGGAAGCACGCCTGCTGTAACGAATACTAATGCTAACGCTAACCTTGCTCATAACACTAATGCTGATCCATATTATTCAGCTACGTATAATCAATTTTCAAATGACCTTATCGAAGACGAGTTCAATGAGTTGAATGATGGATTATTGGATCAGGAACCAGAAGTCTCTCGTAATATCTTGCCCGATGATGCTAGTGAAATCACTACGGAATCTACAAACAGCGGAGCAAACGACGAAACTCAAGACAATATGGATGTGGATGAGGACCATTTCAAAGCTGTAACAGACCAATCCAAtactgattctgacttGGACATGAATCATGCATCTGGCTTGTCGAAAGTAGACTTCACCAAAGTGACACCAGCCAACCAGCAGCCTCATGAAGTTTCTGTAAAAGTAGATAACTCATATGTTCACCAGAGTAGAAAACGACACAATCGTTCGGGGAATGCTAGTGCCAGCAACGTCACCAGCAACCTCATTCCAGTGGAAATTAAATGGGTGAACTCGTCTCGAGAGGTCATAAACAAGATCTCTATCATTGGCTCGTTCACCAACTGGAGGGACAGCATTCCTTTGTCGCTTTCACCTTTTCATTCGAACGAATACGTGACCACCTTAAACTTACCTCTTGGTGTCcacaagttgttgtataTCATCAATAACGAATACCGAGTCAGTGACCAGTTGCCTACTGCAACAGATCTGGAGGgaattttcttcaactggttcGAAGTCATAGACGAAGCCCATCTCTTCAATCATTCATTAAATCAACCAAATCATATCGGTGCTTCTACAGACTACGATGCCAACATAATCTCTCCGCCATACTACGACTACAAGACAACGTCGTCTTTCTCAGTAAACCACCAGGTACAGCCTCAAACTGCTGGCAAGTTTGAAGTGGACCAAATCAACAGAAAATCTAACAGcttcttggccaagatcTCAAAAGAGAACTCGTCCAACTTCGAACATGTAGAATACGCGGAAGACAAAAACGACGACATGAAGGACATACGGATGcacgaagaagaacaaaagagTTCCGAGAACTATCCATATGGAAGTAACAAAGGCTCAGTGCCAGGCTCAACTCAATATGTGCCATATAGCATGTCGTCTTCTACATCTTTGCGAACGCCCACAACTGAGAATGTACCAAAATTAGAATATTCCAGTGACATTCCAGAAATGTTTCAAAACTATgactacttcaagaataagAGTCCAAACTACGAACTTCCTGAACCACCACAGCTCCCAGCACACTTAAACAACGTGTTATTAAACAAAAT
Protein-coding regions in this window:
- the SIP2 gene encoding Sip1p-Gal83p family protein, whose amino-acid sequence is MGNNTSVSANTSTRKSAAAILHQQNLDSESQVSVAGSRKSSSGRNATAKGDTSLDEDFSDLILHQVKRQDSTSSTPAVTNTNANANLAHNTNADPYYSATYNQFSNDLIEDEFNELNDGLLDQEPEVSRNILPDDASEITTESTNSGANDETQDNMDVDEDHFKAVTDQSNTDSDLDMNHASGLSKVDFTKVTPANQQPHEVSVKVDNSYVHQSRKRHNRSGNASASNVTSNLIPVEIKWVNSSREVINKISIIGSFTNWRDSIPLSLSPFHSNEYVTTLNLPLGVHKLLYIINNEYRVSDQLPTATDSEGIFFNWFEVIDEAHLFNHSLNQPNHIGASTDYDANIISPPYYDYKTTSSFSVNHQVQPQTAGKFEVDQINRKSNSFLAKISKENSSNFEHVEYAEDKNDDMKDIRMHEEEQKSSENYPYGSNKGSVPGSTQYVPYSMSSSTSLRTPTTENVPKLEYSSDIPEMFQNYDYFKNKSPNYELPEPPQLPAHLNNVLLNKMSQTSSQSSQSHISNSQTAHSSSYGSTHHQSLKPPNAAFVSESSPTNQSHNKRPTLRRADSSYYASNKESYHQSIPNHVILNHLMTTSIRNDVLTVACITRYSGKFVTQIMHSPADK